TGGCGGCGGTCCAGGCCAGCCCCACGCTGCTGGGCGTTGGGTTGGACGCCGTGAGCTGGTCGCTCGGGTCGGGGGCCGCCATGTCGTCACTGGGGCCCGCGCAGGAAAGCGTGGACGCGACGAGGACGACGACGAGCAGACGGGAGCGCGCGCTGAAGCTCATGAGGACGTCCGACTCCGACTCCGGGGGCGGGATTGCCCCTCCATCCGGTCAGCATAGCCGTCGCGCAGTCCCTTGGGAAACGGAGACTAACGCGCCTCACTCGGGCCGCGCCGGAGCTGCGCGTAGTCCTCCGCCGTGTCCACGTCGCCGGCGATGCCCGGTGTGACCACGATGCGTGCTTCACACCCGAGCGCCGCGGCGCGCGCACGGTGCAGCGCGAAGCTCTGCGGGTGGCCGAAGCACGTGGGCATCAGGTCGGGAGGTCGCACCAAGAGCGCGTTGGTGCCGGCGTTGGCGCGGTCGGGACCCAGCGTGAGCGCGGCATCGCCCGACAGCAGCTCGTCCAGGTCGCCGGGCGTGAGCAGCGGCAGGTCGCTCATCAGCACCAACGCGGCGTCCGCGCCTTGGTCCTCTGCGAGCGCGAGCGCGGTGTCCACCACCTCGTTCAGGCGCACGGCGTCGCTCGGGTCTTTGAGCGGCAAGTGGCCGCGGGCGCGCGCGGTCGCCAGCACCTCGGCGTCGCTCGACACCACCATGATGGATGCGACGCCTGCGTGGGCCTCGAGGGTCCTCAGCACGTGCTCGAAACATGCGCGCGCAAAGGCTTGGCGCTCGGTCTCGGGCAACACACTGGCGAGGCGTGACTTGGCGCGTGCGAAGCCCTTCACGGGCACCACCGCCACGCAGCCCGTCATGGCAGCGCCGCCGCGAAGGTGAGCAGCTCGCGCGCCAGGCGCTCGCGGTCGTGTTCGTCGCCCATCACCGTGCGGGTCTCGAAGCAGGGCAGGGGGACGTCCGCCGCGTCGCCGTGCTCCACCACCAGCGCGCTCAGCAGGCCACCATAGTGGGCGACGATGGCGGTGGCGCTCGCAGGGACACCCGCCAGGTCCGGGATCATGGTGCCGAGCGGCCCCTTCACGGCCTTGCCGCCCACGATGGGGCTCAGCGCCACCACGCGCTTCTGCGCCACGCGCTCGCGCACGCCCGGCAGCTCCAAGATGGGGTCGATGGAGACGTAGGGGTTGCTGGGGCAGAGCACCACCAAGTCGGCCTGTTCCAGCGCGCTCAGCACTTCGGGCGTGGCCACACCGTCGCCCTCGCGCGTCACGCTGCGGACGCGCGGCACGGCGCGGCGCCCCACCAGCCAGTCTTGAAACGGCAGGCGCTCGCCCTCGGTGGTCTCGATGATGGTCTTGCGCACGCCATCGGTCATGGGGAGCAGGCGCGTGGTCACGCCCACGCTCGCGCACAGGCTCGCCGTCACCTGCGTGAGCGTGGCGCCCGCGGCCAGCTGCATGGTGCGCGCGAGGTGTGTGCCCAGGTCCCGGTCGCCCAGCGAGAACCAGGTGGGCCCGCCATAGCGGCCCAGCATCTCCATGGCGCGGAAGCTCTCGTCCTGCAGGCCCCAGCCGCGCTCACGGTCACCGAGGCCCCCCAGCGTGTACATCAGCGTGTCGAGGTCGGGGCAGACCGTGAGGCCCACGTGCACCAGATCATCGCCGGTGTTCACCACCACCGTGAGCGCGTCACCCGGCAGCGCGCGCGCGAGACCCTGCGCGAGGCGCGAGCCACCCACGCCACCCGCCAACGCCACCACGTGCCGAAACGCGCTCATGCGTAGAGGTCCACCTCGGGGTCGCGCAGCAGCTCCTGCGTGCTGCTGTCGCTCGGTGTGAAGCGCAGCCCCCGGATGTGCACCACGGGCCGCGCCTCGTTGCTCTGGCCTGCCACCAAGTCCGCCGCGGCGGCCAGCTGGTCGGCCAGCGCCGTGATGGTGTACTGCAGCTCGCGGCCGTGCAGGTCGTGTCGCCCGCGCTGGTCGAACACCGCCGGGATGCCGGCCACACCCACGGCCACGCCCACGGTGCCCACGCGAAAGGGGCGCCCGAACGAGTCGCTCACCACCAGGCCCACGCCCTCCGTGCCGAGCTCGGCCAGCAGCCGGCGTGCGCTCGCGTCCGGGTCCTCGGGCAGCAGCAGCGCCCACGGGCCCGAGCCCGGCGCGGCGTTGGCCGGGGAGGCATTGCTCATGTCGATGGCGGCGTTGGCCGAGATGAAGCCCAGGCGATGCCGCGTGACCAGCACGCCGGGACGCTTGCGCGAGATGCCCACGCTCTCGCGCAGGATCAGCTCCACCTGGGCCGGGTCCTTCTCGAGCTCGAGGCCCAGCGCGCGCGCCTCGTCGGAGGGCACCACCTGGCTCATGTCCACGAAGCGCCCTTCGCTGCGCGAGAAGAGCTTGGAGGTGACCACCAGCACGTCGCCGGGGTCGAGGCTCAGCTCCACCCGCGCGAGCGCCGTCTGAATCATGGGCGCGAGCGCGTCGCCCGCCTGCACCAGCGGGATCCCCGGGAGGGCCGTGAAGTGGACGCGTGCGCCGACCTCGAGCGCCGCCCCGGGACCTTGGCTCACGTGGGCATCCCGGTGATGCGCAGGCCGGCCGTGGCGCCGTACTTCTTGTTGATGAAGAGCAGCACGGGCGTGATGGACTCGAGCGCCACCGCGTTCTCGAGCGTGCCCGCCTCGATGGCGCGCAGGCCCAGGTCCTCGATGAGCTTGGCCACGGTCTCGCGCGCGTCCTTCTCGCCGCACAGCAGCACGTCGCAGTCGAACGTGTGGTGCGGGTCGCCCAGGTGCTCGGAGCTGATGTGGTGCAGCGCGGCCACCACGGTGGTGCCCTCACCCAGGATGGCCTGCGACTCGAGCGCCGCGGCCTGCCCGGCCGGCAGCTGCACGGAGCGCA
This portion of the Sandaracinaceae bacterium genome encodes:
- the npdG gene encoding NADPH-dependent F420 reductase encodes the protein MRIGLVGGTGREGTGLALRWARAGHEVFIGSREAERGVAKAAELAAEHNITLTGGDNLGACAHGEVVVVTVPYSAHAPTFTSIREAVAGKIVVDITVPLKPPKVRSVQLPAGQAAALESQAILGEGTTVVAALHHISSEHLGDPHHTFDCDVLLCGEKDARETVAKLIEDLGLRAIEAGTLENAVALESITPVLLFINKKYGATAGLRITGMPT
- the cofC gene encoding 2-phospho-L-lactate guanylyltransferase → MTGCVAVVPVKGFARAKSRLASVLPETERQAFARACFEHVLRTLEAHAGVASIMVVSSDAEVLATARARGHLPLKDPSDAVRLNEVVDTALALAEDQGADAALVLMSDLPLLTPGDLDELLSGDAALTLGPDRANAGTNALLVRPPDLMPTCFGHPQSFALHRARAAALGCEARIVVTPGIAGDVDTAEDYAQLRRGPSEAR
- a CDS encoding 2-phospho-L-lactate transferase, which produces MSAFRHVVALAGGVGGSRLAQGLARALPGDALTVVVNTGDDLVHVGLTVCPDLDTLMYTLGGLGDRERGWGLQDESFRAMEMLGRYGGPTWFSLGDRDLGTHLARTMQLAAGATLTQVTASLCASVGVTTRLLPMTDGVRKTIIETTEGERLPFQDWLVGRRAVPRVRSVTREGDGVATPEVLSALEQADLVVLCPSNPYVSIDPILELPGVRERVAQKRVVALSPIVGGKAVKGPLGTMIPDLAGVPASATAIVAHYGGLLSALVVEHGDAADVPLPCFETRTVMGDEHDRERLARELLTFAAALP
- the cofE gene encoding coenzyme F420-0:L-glutamate ligase, which gives rise to MSQGPGAALEVGARVHFTALPGIPLVQAGDALAPMIQTALARVELSLDPGDVLVVTSKLFSRSEGRFVDMSQVVPSDEARALGLELEKDPAQVELILRESVGISRKRPGVLVTRHRLGFISANAAIDMSNASPANAAPGSGPWALLLPEDPDASARRLLAELGTEGVGLVVSDSFGRPFRVGTVGVAVGVAGIPAVFDQRGRHDLHGRELQYTITALADQLAAAADLVAGQSNEARPVVHIRGLRFTPSDSSTQELLRDPEVDLYA